One window of the Chitinophaga niabensis genome contains the following:
- the rplU gene encoding 50S ribosomal protein L21 has product MLIKKQSNTFAGNYFWNIMFAVVTIAGQQFKVAKGQEIFVQQLTGNIGDKVEFAEVLLTDNDGKITVGTDVKSVVKAEILAHVQGDKVIAFKMKRRKGFRKKVGHRTHFTRLKINEIA; this is encoded by the coding sequence TTGTTGATTAAAAAACAAAGTAATACCTTTGCAGGAAATTATTTTTGGAATATTATGTTCGCAGTTGTAACAATCGCAGGTCAGCAATTCAAGGTAGCTAAAGGTCAAGAGATCTTTGTACAGCAATTGACTGGTAATATCGGAGATAAAGTAGAATTCGCAGAAGTTCTGCTGACCGACAACGACGGCAAGATAACCGTTGGCACTGATGTAAAATCAGTAGTAAAAGCAGAGATCCTGGCTCACGTTCAAGGTGATAAAGTGATCGCTTTCAAGATGAAGAGAAGAAAAGGCTTCAGAAAGAAAGTGGGTCACCGTACTCATTTTACCCGTCTCAAGATCAACGAAATTGCTTAA
- the rpmA gene encoding 50S ribosomal protein L27, protein MAHKKGEGSVKNGRDSHSKRLGVKIFGGQVAVAGNVIIRQRGTVYHAGSNVGIGKDFTIYALTDGLVEFRKGQKDRTFVSVKSFDTTAQAEA, encoded by the coding sequence ATGGCACATAAAAAAGGTGAAGGTAGTGTTAAGAACGGTCGTGATTCCCATAGCAAAAGGCTGGGAGTTAAAATCTTCGGTGGCCAGGTGGCGGTAGCAGGTAATGTTATTATCCGTCAAAGAGGCACAGTTTATCATGCAGGTTCTAACGTAGGTATTGGTAAGGATTTTACCATCTACGCTCTTACAGATGGTCTGGTGGAATTTAGAAAAGGTCAGAAAGACAGAACCTTCGTTTCCGTAAAGTCATTTGATACCACTGCACAGGCGGAAGCTTAA
- a CDS encoding PrsW family intramembrane metalloprotease: MILHILAIAVAPGVAISLLIYFLDNRDREPARLLIRAFLLGVLSVAFPLAVQIFAASRGWTASMPGLLNTAIYAFGVVGLSEELGKFLVLRFYAYPKAEFDEPFDGIVYSVMIGMGFATAENITYVAQYGIGTGLVRMFTSVPAHAAFAVLMGYYTGLAKFIPQHRGTLLITGLFWAVLFHGAYDFFLFIGDSVYLMLASLLCFYIAVRLSIRAIKHQREISRRWNKEP, encoded by the coding sequence ATGATCTTACACATTCTGGCCATCGCGGTAGCACCTGGTGTTGCTATTTCCCTGCTTATCTATTTCCTGGATAATCGTGACCGTGAGCCGGCGCGGTTATTGATCCGTGCTTTCCTTTTAGGCGTACTGAGTGTAGCTTTTCCCCTGGCGGTCCAGATCTTTGCTGCTTCCCGTGGCTGGACTGCTTCTATGCCAGGATTGCTCAATACAGCCATCTATGCATTTGGTGTTGTAGGGCTGAGTGAAGAACTGGGTAAATTCCTTGTATTACGTTTCTACGCTTATCCCAAGGCTGAATTTGATGAACCTTTTGACGGAATTGTTTATTCCGTGATGATAGGGATGGGATTTGCCACGGCAGAGAATATCACCTATGTAGCGCAATATGGCATAGGAACCGGCCTGGTGCGCATGTTCACTTCTGTACCTGCACATGCAGCTTTTGCGGTGTTAATGGGATACTATACGGGCCTGGCTAAATTCATTCCGCAACACCGCGGCACCTTGTTAATAACAGGGCTTTTCTGGGCTGTATTGTTTCATGGCGCCTATGATTTCTTTCTTTTTATAGGGGACAGTGTTTACCTGATGCTGGCTTCCCTCCTCTGCTTCTATATTGCAGTACGCCTGTCTATCCGGGCTATAAAACACCAAAGGGAAATATCACGGCGCTGGAATAAGGAACCTTAG
- a CDS encoding PHP domain-containing protein, producing the protein MDNYIIADNFSLLAKLMDIHGDNSFKAKSFANAAFQIEKLTVPLAETPHDAIFKIKGIGESTGKSVIEMLQTGRFGVLEDYIQKTPAGILEMMKIKGLGPKKIATIWKELEIESLGELLYACNENRLLLFKGFGQKTQDSIKQSIEFFLSNRERYLFAEAEAFAGEMEGMLQQLFSPAKASVSGNFRRQQPIIDELEFVIAVPIDQVAEKLKTVEGFTRLDNTDDAVIMQYKEHIKLKIYGVQPEHFATKLFVTTGSEAFLDQFFAHAGQASGGNEATEEAIFEKAGLPYIPPCLREGKGEVALAAANALPKLIETTDIKGIIHSHSQWSDGLQSLEEMAKAAKEQGFEYLVISDHSRSAFYANGLHPERIVAQHQQIEELNRQLAPFKIFKSIEADILNDGSLDYPDEILASFDLVIASVHSNLKMTEEKAMARVLKAISNPYTTILGHMTGRLLLSRNGYPLNHEEIIDACVANHVVIELNAHPRRLDIDWEWIPSAIKKGALLSIDPDAHTISGYHDIRYGTLAAQKGGLTKEKNLSSLTRDELESFLIQRKQQKGI; encoded by the coding sequence ATGGACAACTATATCATTGCAGATAACTTCTCCCTGCTCGCAAAACTGATGGATATTCATGGCGATAACTCCTTTAAAGCCAAATCTTTCGCAAATGCAGCTTTCCAGATAGAAAAATTAACTGTTCCCCTCGCGGAAACACCACACGATGCTATTTTCAAGATCAAAGGGATTGGTGAGTCCACGGGCAAAAGTGTGATAGAAATGCTCCAGACCGGCAGATTTGGGGTATTGGAAGATTATATTCAGAAAACGCCTGCGGGCATCCTGGAAATGATGAAGATCAAAGGTCTCGGCCCAAAAAAGATCGCTACCATCTGGAAAGAACTGGAAATAGAAAGCCTGGGGGAATTACTCTATGCCTGCAATGAAAACCGCCTGCTCCTGTTCAAGGGGTTCGGACAAAAAACGCAGGACAGCATCAAACAAAGTATTGAATTCTTTTTGTCTAACCGTGAACGTTATCTCTTTGCAGAAGCAGAGGCATTCGCCGGAGAAATGGAAGGCATGCTGCAGCAGCTCTTCTCTCCTGCAAAAGCGTCTGTTTCAGGTAATTTCCGCCGCCAGCAACCCATTATCGATGAATTGGAGTTCGTAATAGCGGTGCCCATAGACCAGGTGGCAGAAAAGCTTAAAACAGTGGAAGGATTCACGCGGCTGGACAATACGGATGACGCGGTTATCATGCAATATAAAGAACACATCAAGCTAAAAATATACGGGGTACAACCGGAACATTTTGCCACCAAACTTTTTGTTACCACAGGTTCGGAAGCCTTCCTGGATCAGTTTTTTGCGCATGCCGGCCAGGCTTCAGGTGGAAACGAAGCTACAGAGGAAGCCATCTTTGAAAAAGCCGGGCTTCCCTATATACCACCCTGCCTGCGTGAAGGAAAAGGAGAAGTAGCACTGGCAGCCGCTAACGCCTTACCGAAACTCATTGAAACCACTGATATTAAAGGTATTATTCACTCCCATAGCCAATGGAGTGATGGTCTGCAAAGCCTGGAGGAAATGGCCAAAGCAGCCAAAGAGCAGGGATTTGAATACCTGGTGATCAGTGATCACTCCCGCTCTGCTTTTTATGCAAACGGCCTGCATCCCGAAAGGATCGTTGCCCAGCATCAACAGATAGAAGAATTAAACCGCCAGCTGGCTCCCTTTAAGATATTTAAAAGCATAGAAGCAGATATCCTCAATGATGGCAGCCTGGATTATCCGGATGAGATCCTCGCCAGTTTTGACCTGGTGATCGCTTCTGTGCATTCGAATCTTAAAATGACGGAAGAAAAAGCGATGGCACGTGTGTTGAAAGCGATCTCGAATCCTTACACTACCATCCTGGGGCATATGACGGGCAGGCTCTTGCTGAGCAGAAATGGTTATCCACTTAATCATGAAGAGATTATCGATGCCTGCGTGGCTAATCATGTGGTGATAGAATTAAATGCACACCCCCGCCGGCTGGATATAGATTGGGAATGGATCCCTTCTGCTATTAAAAAAGGCGCGCTGCTTTCTATAGATCCTGATGCCCATACCATTAGCGGATATCATGATATTAGATATGGCACACTGGCTGCTCAAAAAGGGGGTTTGACCAAAGAAAAGAACCTTAGCAGTTTAACACGGGATGAGCTGGAATCTTTCTTAATACAACGTAAACAACAAAAAGGGATCTGA
- a CDS encoding PorP/SprF family type IX secretion system membrane protein: MKKSLRKLFVVGMFCTCACAQQAVAQQQPVFAQYLFNGMVVNPAYPSMDEFSSATVVARNQWVGMEGAPKTAAFSFYTPVNATGTSIGFMAMKDQITIYSQTGFRFNISQKVKMNEKLFLSLGLNGGMEQFSDDNTHLGTDDPVFATNQKYWKSDVGFGMILFSEKFFVGIGAPVFKSFNLGSPANKVEFKRHLYLQAGIIKDVSKDIKFRPGLLLRQVTGAGLQLDVSAAFLIKDIVWAGATWRTEKTASAMVQIQVLKNFMLGYSYDFASATHLKGMQSGSHDLMLNYRFSFKKGKTLTPRFF, translated from the coding sequence ATGAAAAAGAGCCTCAGAAAGCTGTTCGTAGTCGGGATGTTCTGCACCTGCGCTTGTGCCCAACAGGCAGTTGCACAGCAGCAACCCGTATTTGCCCAATACCTTTTCAATGGTATGGTCGTAAACCCCGCCTATCCGTCTATGGACGAATTCAGCAGCGCAACCGTTGTTGCCCGTAATCAATGGGTAGGAATGGAAGGTGCCCCCAAAACAGCTGCATTTTCCTTTTACACGCCTGTTAATGCTACCGGTACAAGTATTGGTTTTATGGCCATGAAAGATCAGATCACCATCTATTCCCAAACGGGTTTTCGTTTCAACATTTCCCAGAAAGTGAAAATGAATGAGAAGTTATTCCTGTCACTGGGATTAAATGGAGGAATGGAGCAGTTTTCTGACGACAACACACACCTGGGAACAGACGATCCTGTGTTTGCCACTAACCAGAAATACTGGAAGTCTGATGTAGGGTTTGGTATGATATTATTCTCAGAGAAGTTCTTTGTTGGAATAGGCGCCCCGGTCTTTAAAAGTTTTAACCTGGGAAGTCCTGCTAATAAAGTAGAGTTCAAAAGACATCTGTATTTGCAGGCAGGTATTATAAAAGATGTAAGCAAGGATATCAAATTCAGGCCCGGACTTTTATTAAGGCAGGTTACGGGAGCAGGGTTGCAACTGGATGTGAGTGCAGCATTCCTCATTAAGGATATTGTTTGGGCAGGCGCAACCTGGCGTACAGAAAAAACGGCCAGTGCAATGGTGCAGATACAGGTACTGAAAAATTTCATGCTGGGGTATTCCTATGATTTTGCATCTGCCACGCACCTCAAAGGAATGCAGTCCGGCTCACACGATCTGATGCTGAATTACCGCTTTTCTTTTAAGAAAGGGAAGACCCTGACTCCACGCTTCTTTTAG